The Phacochoerus africanus isolate WHEZ1 chromosome 3, ROS_Pafr_v1, whole genome shotgun sequence genome window below encodes:
- the PRND gene encoding prion-like protein doppel: protein MRKHLGGCRWAIVCILLFSQLSEIKARGIKHRIKWNRKALPSTSQVTEAHTAELRPGAFIKQGRKLDIDFGAEGNRYYEANYWRFPDGIHYNGCSEVNVTKEKFVTSCINTTQAANQEELSHEKLDNKLYQRVLWRLIRELCSIKHCDFWLERGAGLRVTMDQPMMLCLLVFIWLIVK from the coding sequence ATGAGGAAGCACCTGGGTGGATGTAGGTGGGCCATTGTCTGCATCCTGCTCTTCAGCCAGCTCTCCGAAATCAAGGCGAGGGGCATAAAGCACAGAATCAAGTGGAACCGGAAGGCCCTGCCAAGTACCTCCCAGGTCACAGAGGCCCACACAGCGGAGTTGCGCCCAGGGGCTTTCATTAAGCAAGGTCGAAAGCTGGATATTGACTTTGGGGCAGAGGGCAATAGGTACTACGAGGCCAACTATTGGCGGTTCCCTGATGGGATCCATTACAACGGCTGCTCCGAGGTCAACGTCACCAAGGAGAAGTTTGTCACCAGCTGCATCAACACCACCCAGGCAGCGAACCAGGAGGAACTGTCCCACGAGAAACTGGACAATAAGCTTTACCAGCGGGTCCTGTGGCGGCTGATCAGGGAGCTCTGCTCCATCAAGCACTGTGATTTTTGGTTGGAAAGGGGAGCGGGACTTCGGGTCACTATGGACCAGCCTATGATGCTCTGCCTGCTGGTTTTCATTTGGTTAATTGTGAAATGA